From a single Equus asinus isolate D_3611 breed Donkey chromosome 2, EquAss-T2T_v2, whole genome shotgun sequence genomic region:
- the SIRT1 gene encoding NAD-dependent protein deacetylase sirtuin-1 isoform X2: MCLCSGRKTILEIYPGQFQPSLCHKFIALSDKEGKLLRNYTQNIDTLEQVAGIQRIIQCHGSFATASCLICKYKVDCEAVRGDIFNQVVPRCPRCPADEPLAIMKPEIVFFGENLPEQFHRAMKYDKDEVDLLIVIGSSLKVRPVALIPSSIPHEVPQILINREPLPHLHFDVELLGDCDVIINELCHRLGGEYAKLCCNPIKLSEITEKPPRTQRELAHLSELPPTPLNISEDSSSPERTSPPDSSVIVTLLDQATKSNVDDPDVSKSKDCMEEKSQEVQTSTRSFQSVTERLGSPYLRNVGSDTGEKNERTSVAEAVRKCWPARLAKEQISKRLDGNQYLFLPPNRYIFHGAEVYSDSEEDVLSSSSCGSNSDSGTCQSPSLEEPMEDESEIEEFYNGLEDDADVNERAGGTGFRADGSDQEAVNETISTKQEATDINYSSNKS; the protein is encoded by the exons ATGTGCCTGTGCAGTGGAAGGAAAACAATTTTG GAAATATATCCTGGACAGTTCCAGCCATCTCTCTGTCACAAATTCATAGCTTTGTCAGATAAGGAAGGAAAACTACTTCGCAACTATACTCAGAACATAGATACACTGGAACAGGTTGCAGGAATCCAAAGGATAATTCAGTGTCACG GTTCCTTTGCAACAGCGTCTTGCCTGATTTGTAAATACAAAGTTGACTGTGAAGCTGTACGAGGAGATATTTTTAATCAG GTGGTTCCTCGATGTCCCAGGTGCCCAGCTGATGAACCACTTGCTATCATGAAACCAGAGattgttttttttggtgaaaatttaCCAGAACAGTTTCATAGAGCCATGAAGTATGACAAAGATGAAGTTGATCTCCTCATCGTTATTGGGTCTTCCCTGAAAGTAAGACCAGTAGCACTAATTCCAA GTTCCATACCCCATGAAGTGCCTCAGATATTAATTAATAGGGAACCTTTGCCTCATCTGCATTTTGATGTAGAGCTTCTTGGAGACTGTGATGTCATAATTAATGAATTGTGTCATAGGTTAGGTGGTGAATATGCCAAACTTTGCTGCAACCCTATAAAGCTTTCAGAAATTACTGAAAAACCTCCACGAACACAAAGAGAGTTGGCTCATTTGTCAGAATTGCCACCCACACCTCTTAATATTTCAGAAGACTCAAGTTCACCAGAAAGAACTTCACCACCAGATTCGTCCGTGATTGTCACACTTTTAGACCAAGCAACAAAGAGTAATGTTGATGATCCAGATGTGTCCAAATCAAAAGATTGTATggaagaaaaatcacaggaaGTACAGACATCTACTAGGAGCTTTCAAAGTGTTACTGAACGGTTGGGAAGTCCGTATTTGAGGAATGTTGGCTCTGAtactggggagaaaaatgaaagaacttcAGTTGCTGAAGCAGTAAGAAAGTGCTGGCCAGCTAGACTCGCAAAGGAGCAGATTAGTAAACGACTTGATG GTAATCAGTATCTGTTTTTACCACCAAATCGTTACATTTTCCATGGCGCTGAGGTATATTCAGACTCTGAAGAAGATGTCTTATCCTCTAGCTCTTGTGGCAGTAATAGTGATAGTGGAACATGCCAGAGTCCAAGTTTAGAAGAACCCATGGAGGATGAAAGTGAGATTGAAGAATTCTACAATGGTTTGGAAGATGATGCTGATGTTAATGAGAGAGCTGGAGGAACTGGATTTAGAGCTGATGGAAGTGATCAAGAGGCAGTTAATGAAACTATATCCACGAAACAGGAAGCAACGGACATTAACTATTCATCAAACAAATCATAA